The following coding sequences lie in one Apium graveolens cultivar Ventura chromosome 3, ASM990537v1, whole genome shotgun sequence genomic window:
- the LOC141712821 gene encoding uncharacterized protein LOC141712821 isoform X2: MFPVVRLRGIPFDCTDIDVFKFFDGLDVVDVLLVNKNGRFSGEAFVVFAGPMQADLALQRDRQNMGRRYVEVFRCKKQEYYNAVASEVNNDGTHDNDFRRSPPPRSKRSQDKDQMEYTEILKLRGLPFSTKKSSIAQFFKDYKLVEGKIHIACRADGKATGEAFVEFISAEEAKNAMAKDKKTIGSRYIELFPSTPDEVRRAASRSRQ, encoded by the coding sequence ATGTTTCCTGTTGTTCGCCTGAGGGGTATTCCCTTCGACTGCACTGATATTGACGTCTTCAAGTTCTTTGACGGGCTTGATGTTGTGGATGTGTTGCTGGTGAACAAGAATGGACGGTTCTCTGGTGAGGCATTTGTTGTGTTTGCTGGACCGATGCAGGCTGACCTTGCTCTACAAAGAGATCGGCAGAACATGGGTCGAAGATATGTTGAAGTTTTCAGGTGCAAAAAGCAGGAGTATTACAATGCTGTGGCCTCTGAAGTGAACAATGATGGGACCCATGATAatgacttccgtaggagtcctcCACCCCGATCCAAGAGGTCACAAGACAAGGACCAAATGGAATATACTGAGATATTGAAGTTGCGTGGCCTCCCATTCTCTACCAAGAAGTCTAGTATTGCCCAATTCTTTAAAGATTATAAGCTGGTAGAAGGTAAAATACATATCGCATGTCGTGCAGATGGAAAGGCTACTGGAGAAGCATTTGTAGAATTCATCTCTGCCGAGGAAGCTAAAAATGCCATGGCCAAAGACAAGAAGACAATTGGCTCACGATACATAGAGCTGTTTCCTTCAACACCAGATGAAGTCAGACGAGCTGCGTCCAGGTCAAGGCAGTAA
- the LOC141712821 gene encoding uncharacterized protein LOC141712821 isoform X1: MYGMRGAMFGSGGVSDGYGIGSKRPRMMESNPYFAVGSGSRGFQPYGDYGGGFHLSMFPVVRLRGIPFDCTDIDVFKFFDGLDVVDVLLVNKNGRFSGEAFVVFAGPMQADLALQRDRQNMGRRYVEVFRCKKQEYYNAVASEVNNDGTHDNDFRRSPPPRSKRSQDKDQMEYTEILKLRGLPFSTKKSSIAQFFKDYKLVEGKIHIACRADGKATGEAFVEFISAEEAKNAMAKDKKTIGSRYIELFPSTPDEVRRAASRSRQ; this comes from the exons ATGTACGGCATGAGAGG GGCAATGTTTGGGAGCGGGGGGGTTTCGGACGGGTACGGGATCGGCTCAAAGAGACCAAGAATGATGGAATCAAATCCCTACTTCGCAGTTGGCAGCGGTTCAAGAGGTTTCCAGCCTTACGGTGACTATGGCGGCGGATTTCATCTCTCTATGTTTCCTGTTGTTCGCCTGAGGGGTATTCCCTTCGACTGCACTGATATTGACGTCTTCAAGTTCTTTGACGGGCTTGATGTTGTGGATGTGTTGCTGGTGAACAAGAATGGACGGTTCTCTGGTGAGGCATTTGTTGTGTTTGCTGGACCGATGCAGGCTGACCTTGCTCTACAAAGAGATCGGCAGAACATGGGTCGAAGATATGTTGAAGTTTTCAGGTGCAAAAAGCAGGAGTATTACAATGCTGTGGCCTCTGAAGTGAACAATGATGGGACCCATGATAatgacttccgtaggagtcctcCACCCCGATCCAAGAGGTCACAAGACAAGGACCAAATGGAATATACTGAGATATTGAAGTTGCGTGGCCTCCCATTCTCTACCAAGAAGTCTAGTATTGCCCAATTCTTTAAAGATTATAAGCTGGTAGAAGGTAAAATACATATCGCATGTCGTGCAGATGGAAAGGCTACTGGAGAAGCATTTGTAGAATTCATCTCTGCCGAGGAAGCTAAAAATGCCATGGCCAAAGACAAGAAGACAATTGGCTCACGATACATAGAGCTGTTTCCTTCAACACCAGATGAAGTCAGACGAGCTGCGTCCAGGTCAAGGCAGTAA